The following coding sequences lie in one Arabidopsis thaliana chromosome 3, partial sequence genomic window:
- a CDS encoding Calcium-binding EF-hand family protein (Calcium-binding EF-hand family protein; FUNCTIONS IN: calcium ion binding; INVOLVED IN: biological_process unknown; LOCATED IN: cellular_component unknown; EXPRESSED IN: 22 plant structures; EXPRESSED DURING: 14 growth stages; CONTAINS InterPro DOMAIN/s: EF-Hand 1, calcium-binding site (InterPro:IPR018247), EF-HAND 2 (InterPro:IPR018249), EF-hand-like domain (InterPro:IPR011992), Calcium-binding EF-hand (InterPro:IPR002048), EF-hand (InterPro:IPR018248); BEST Arabidopsis thaliana protein match is: Calcium-binding EF-hand family protein (TAIR:AT5G04170.1); Has 38024 Blast hits to 21889 proteins in 1081 species: Archae - 4; Bacteria - 4124; Metazoa - 20808; Fungi - 4736; Plants - 4579; Viruses - 288; Other Eukaryotes - 3485 (source: NCBI BLink).): MSGYPPSSQGYGYGGNPPPPQPPYGSTGNNPPPYGSSGSNPPPPYGSSASSPYAVPYGAQPAPYGAPPSAPYASLPGDHNKPHKEKPHGASYGSPSPGGYGAHPSSGPSDYGGYGGAPQQSGHGGGYGGAPQQSGHGGGYGAPPPQASYGSPFASLVPSAFPPGTDPNIVACFQAADRDNSGFIDDKELQGALSSYNQSFSIRTVHLLMYLFTNSNVRKIGPKEFTSLFFSLQNWRSIFERFDKDRSGRIDTNELRDALMSLGFSVSPVILDLLVSKFDKSGGRNRAIEYDNFIECCLTVKGLTEKFKEKDTALSGSAIFNYENFMLTVLPFLVA, encoded by the exons atGTCTGGTTATCCTCCATCAAGCCAAGGTTACGGTTACGGCGGTAATCCACCACCTCCTCAGCCACCGTACGGATCAACCGGCAATAACCCTCCTCCGTACGGATCATCCGGCAGcaatcctcctcctccgtaCGGATCATCAGCCTCCTCACCGTACGCAGTTCCCTACGGAGCTCAGCCCGCTCCTTACGGTGCACCACCGTCAGCACCGTACGCGTCTCTTCCAGGAGACCATAATAAGCCGCACAAAGAGAAACCTCACGGCGCCTCCTACGGATCTCCATCTCCCGGTGGCTACGGTGCTCATCCATCGTCTGGACCTTCCGACTACGGTGGTTACGGAGGAGCGCCGCAGCAGTCTGGACATGGAGGAGGTTACGGAGGAGCGCCGCAGCAGTCTGGACATGGAGGAGGTTACGGAGCTCCTCCTCCGCAAGCTTCTTATGGAAGTCCGTTTGCGTCTCTGGTTCCGTCGGCGTTTCCTCCCGGAACAGATCCGAACATTGTGGCTTGTTTCCAAGCTGCGGATCGGGACAATAGTGGATTCATCGATGATAAGGAGCTTCAAGGAGCTCTATCTTCGTATAATCAGAGCTTCAGCATAAGAACTGTTCATCTCCTTATGTATCTATTCACCAACAGCAATGTCAGGAAGATTG GACCAAAAGAGTTTACTTCACTTTTCTTTAGTCTTCAGAATTGGAGG TCTATCTTTGAGAGGTTTGATAAGGACAGAAGCGGTAGAATAGATACAAACGAGCTGAGAGATGCACTCATGAGCCTTGGGTTTTCTGTTTCTCCTGTGATTTTGGATCTGCTGGTTTCAAAGTTTGACAAAAGCGGAGGCAGGAACAGGGCTATCGAATATGACAATTTCATCGA GTGTTGTTTGACTGTAAAG GGGCTCACCGAGAAGTTCAAGGAGAAGGATACGGCGTTATCAGGCTCAGCTATTTTCAATTACGAGAACTTCATGCTCACTGTTTTACCATTCCTCGTCGCTTGa
- a CDS encoding Calcium-binding EF-hand family protein (Calcium-binding EF-hand family protein; FUNCTIONS IN: calcium ion binding; INVOLVED IN: biological_process unknown; LOCATED IN: cellular_component unknown; EXPRESSED IN: 22 plant structures; EXPRESSED DURING: 14 growth stages; CONTAINS InterPro DOMAIN/s: EF-Hand 1, calcium-binding site (InterPro:IPR018247), EF-HAND 2 (InterPro:IPR018249), Calcium-binding EF-hand (InterPro:IPR002048), EF-hand-like domain (InterPro:IPR011992), EF-hand (InterPro:IPR018248); BEST Arabidopsis thaliana protein match is: Calcium-binding EF-hand family protein (TAIR:AT5G04170.1).) — translation MSGYPPSSQGYGYGGNPPPPQPPYGSTGNNPPPYGSSGSNPPPPYGSSASSPYAVPYGAQPAPYGAPPSAPYASLPGDHNKPHKEKPHGASYGSPSPGGYGAHPSSGPSDYGGYGGAPQQSGHGGGYGGAPQQSGHGGGYGAPPPQASYGSPFASLVPSAFPPGTDPNIVACFQAADRDNSGFIDDKELQGALSSYNQSFSIRTVHLLMYLFTNSNVRKIGRPKEFTSLFFSLQNWRSIFERFDKDRSGRIDTNELRDALMSLGFSVSPVILDLLVSKFDKSGGRNRAIEYDNFIEYVHSFQPPYLFLLCNKYNSSLILVYFPLM, via the exons atGTCTGGTTATCCTCCATCAAGCCAAGGTTACGGTTACGGCGGTAATCCACCACCTCCTCAGCCACCGTACGGATCAACCGGCAATAACCCTCCTCCGTACGGATCATCCGGCAGcaatcctcctcctccgtaCGGATCATCAGCCTCCTCACCGTACGCAGTTCCCTACGGAGCTCAGCCCGCTCCTTACGGTGCACCACCGTCAGCACCGTACGCGTCTCTTCCAGGAGACCATAATAAGCCGCACAAAGAGAAACCTCACGGCGCCTCCTACGGATCTCCATCTCCCGGTGGCTACGGTGCTCATCCATCGTCTGGACCTTCCGACTACGGTGGTTACGGAGGAGCGCCGCAGCAGTCTGGACATGGAGGAGGTTACGGAGGAGCGCCGCAGCAGTCTGGACATGGAGGAGGTTACGGAGCTCCTCCTCCGCAAGCTTCTTATGGAAGTCCGTTTGCGTCTCTGGTTCCGTCGGCGTTTCCTCCCGGAACAGATCCGAACATTGTGGCTTGTTTCCAAGCTGCGGATCGGGACAATAGTGGATTCATCGATGATAAGGAGCTTCAAGGAGCTCTATCTTCGTATAATCAGAGCTTCAGCATAAGAACTGTTCATCTCCTTATGTATCTATTCACCAACAGCAATGTCAGGAAGATTGgtc GACCAAAAGAGTTTACTTCACTTTTCTTTAGTCTTCAGAATTGGAGG TCTATCTTTGAGAGGTTTGATAAGGACAGAAGCGGTAGAATAGATACAAACGAGCTGAGAGATGCACTCATGAGCCTTGGGTTTTCTGTTTCTCCTGTGATTTTGGATCTGCTGGTTTCAAAGTTTGACAAAAGCGGAGGCAGGAACAGGGCTATCGAATATGACAATTTCATCGAGTATGTTCATTCGTTTCAACCCCCTTACCTTTTCTTACTCTGTAACAAGTATAATTCATCACTGATTCTGGTTTATTTTCCATTGATGTAG
- a CDS encoding Calcium-binding EF-hand family protein (Calcium-binding EF-hand family protein; FUNCTIONS IN: calcium ion binding; INVOLVED IN: biological_process unknown; LOCATED IN: cellular_component unknown; EXPRESSED IN: 22 plant structures; EXPRESSED DURING: 14 growth stages; CONTAINS InterPro DOMAIN/s: EF-Hand 1, calcium-binding site (InterPro:IPR018247), EF-HAND 2 (InterPro:IPR018249), EF-hand-like domain (InterPro:IPR011992), Calcium-binding EF-hand (InterPro:IPR002048), EF-hand (InterPro:IPR018248); BEST Arabidopsis thaliana protein match is: Calcium-binding EF-hand family protein (TAIR:AT5G04170.1); Has 37845 Blast hits to 21590 proteins in 1060 species: Archae - 4; Bacteria - 4064; Metazoa - 20778; Fungi - 4728; Plants - 4511; Viruses - 287; Other Eukaryotes - 3473 (source: NCBI BLink).) produces the protein MSGYPPSSQGYGYGGNPPPPQPPYGSTGNNPPPYGSSGSNPPPPYGSSASSPYAVPYGAQPAPYGAPPSAPYASLPGDHNKPHKEKPHGASYGSPSPGGYGAHPSSGPSDYGGYGGAPQQSGHGGGYGGAPQQSGHGGGYGAPPPQASYGSPFASLVPSAFPPGTDPNIVACFQAADRDNSGFIDDKELQGALSSYNQSFSIRTVHLLMYLFTNSNVRKIGPKEFTSLFFSLQNWRSIFERFDKDRSGRIDTNELRDALMSLGFSVSPVILDLLVSKFDKSGGRNRAIEYDNFIEYVHSFQPPYLFLLCNKYNSSLILVYFPLM, from the exons atGTCTGGTTATCCTCCATCAAGCCAAGGTTACGGTTACGGCGGTAATCCACCACCTCCTCAGCCACCGTACGGATCAACCGGCAATAACCCTCCTCCGTACGGATCATCCGGCAGcaatcctcctcctccgtaCGGATCATCAGCCTCCTCACCGTACGCAGTTCCCTACGGAGCTCAGCCCGCTCCTTACGGTGCACCACCGTCAGCACCGTACGCGTCTCTTCCAGGAGACCATAATAAGCCGCACAAAGAGAAACCTCACGGCGCCTCCTACGGATCTCCATCTCCCGGTGGCTACGGTGCTCATCCATCGTCTGGACCTTCCGACTACGGTGGTTACGGAGGAGCGCCGCAGCAGTCTGGACATGGAGGAGGTTACGGAGGAGCGCCGCAGCAGTCTGGACATGGAGGAGGTTACGGAGCTCCTCCTCCGCAAGCTTCTTATGGAAGTCCGTTTGCGTCTCTGGTTCCGTCGGCGTTTCCTCCCGGAACAGATCCGAACATTGTGGCTTGTTTCCAAGCTGCGGATCGGGACAATAGTGGATTCATCGATGATAAGGAGCTTCAAGGAGCTCTATCTTCGTATAATCAGAGCTTCAGCATAAGAACTGTTCATCTCCTTATGTATCTATTCACCAACAGCAATGTCAGGAAGATTG GACCAAAAGAGTTTACTTCACTTTTCTTTAGTCTTCAGAATTGGAGG TCTATCTTTGAGAGGTTTGATAAGGACAGAAGCGGTAGAATAGATACAAACGAGCTGAGAGATGCACTCATGAGCCTTGGGTTTTCTGTTTCTCCTGTGATTTTGGATCTGCTGGTTTCAAAGTTTGACAAAAGCGGAGGCAGGAACAGGGCTATCGAATATGACAATTTCATCGAGTATGTTCATTCGTTTCAACCCCCTTACCTTTTCTTACTCTGTAACAAGTATAATTCATCACTGATTCTGGTTTATTTTCCATTGATGTAG
- a CDS encoding Calcium-binding EF-hand family protein yields MSGYPPSSQGYGYGGNPPPPQPPYGSTGNNPPPYGSSGSNPPPPYGSSASSPYAVPYGAQPAPYGAPPSAPYASLPGDHNKPHKEKPHGASYGSPSPGGYGAHPSSGPSDYGGYGGAPQQSGHGGGYGGAPQQSGHGGGYGAPPPQASYGSPFASLVPSAFPPGTDPNIVACFQAADRDNSGFIDDKELQGALSSYNQSFSIRTVHLLMYLFTNSNVRKIGPKEFTSLFFSLQNWRSIFERFDKDRSGRIDTNELRDALMSLGFSVSPVILDLLVSKFDKSGGRNRAIEYDNFIECCLTVKVCYFHGLGRHILMQFYHLNYSRLFLYNVSNVCYVLIKNNRRGSPRSSRRRIRRYQAQLFSITRTSCSLFYHSSSLE; encoded by the exons atGTCTGGTTATCCTCCATCAAGCCAAGGTTACGGTTACGGCGGTAATCCACCACCTCCTCAGCCACCGTACGGATCAACCGGCAATAACCCTCCTCCGTACGGATCATCCGGCAGcaatcctcctcctccgtaCGGATCATCAGCCTCCTCACCGTACGCAGTTCCCTACGGAGCTCAGCCCGCTCCTTACGGTGCACCACCGTCAGCACCGTACGCGTCTCTTCCAGGAGACCATAATAAGCCGCACAAAGAGAAACCTCACGGCGCCTCCTACGGATCTCCATCTCCCGGTGGCTACGGTGCTCATCCATCGTCTGGACCTTCCGACTACGGTGGTTACGGAGGAGCGCCGCAGCAGTCTGGACATGGAGGAGGTTACGGAGGAGCGCCGCAGCAGTCTGGACATGGAGGAGGTTACGGAGCTCCTCCTCCGCAAGCTTCTTATGGAAGTCCGTTTGCGTCTCTGGTTCCGTCGGCGTTTCCTCCCGGAACAGATCCGAACATTGTGGCTTGTTTCCAAGCTGCGGATCGGGACAATAGTGGATTCATCGATGATAAGGAGCTTCAAGGAGCTCTATCTTCGTATAATCAGAGCTTCAGCATAAGAACTGTTCATCTCCTTATGTATCTATTCACCAACAGCAATGTCAGGAAGATTG GACCAAAAGAGTTTACTTCACTTTTCTTTAGTCTTCAGAATTGGAGG TCTATCTTTGAGAGGTTTGATAAGGACAGAAGCGGTAGAATAGATACAAACGAGCTGAGAGATGCACTCATGAGCCTTGGGTTTTCTGTTTCTCCTGTGATTTTGGATCTGCTGGTTTCAAAGTTTGACAAAAGCGGAGGCAGGAACAGGGCTATCGAATATGACAATTTCATCGA GTGTTGTTTGACTGTAAAGGTATGCTATTTTCATGGCTTGGGTCGTCACATTCTCATGCAATTCTACCATTTGAATTATTCAAGATTGTTCCTTTACAATGTGTCTAATgtatgttatgttttgataaaaaataatcGCAGGGGCTCACCGAGAAGTTCAAGGAGAAGGATACGGCGTTATCAGGCTCAGCTATTTTCAATTACGAGAACTTCATGCTCACTGTTTTACCATTCCTCGTCGCTTGagtga
- a CDS encoding Nucleotide-sugar transporter family protein (Nucleotide-sugar transporter family protein; CONTAINS InterPro DOMAIN/s: Protein of unknown function DUF250 (InterPro:IPR004853); BEST Arabidopsis thaliana protein match is: Nucleotide-sugar transporter family protein (TAIR:AT5G04160.1); Has 2900 Blast hits to 2898 proteins in 294 species: Archae - 4; Bacteria - 137; Metazoa - 666; Fungi - 435; Plants - 1330; Viruses - 0; Other Eukaryotes - 328 (source: NCBI BLink).): MSSHARGKELIPLLSFSHQKKQPNLSISSTTKMNKKNPDQKSDMSSSSSSPKKQTLFISSLIILWYTSNIGVLLLNKFLLSNYGFKFPIFLTMCHMSACAILSYVSIVFLKLVPLQYLKSRSQFLKVATLSIVFCASVVGGNISLRYLPVSFNQAVGATTPFFTALFAYIMTFKREAWVTYGALVPVVTGVVIASGGEPGFHWFGFIMCISATAARAFKSVLQGILLSSEGERLNSMNLMLYMSPIAVIALLPVTIFMEPDVMSVTLTLGRQHKYMYILLLVNSVMAYSANLLNFLVTKHTSALTLQVLGNAKGAVAVVISILLFRNPVTVMGIGGYSITVLGVVAYGETKRRFR, encoded by the exons ATGTCGTCCCATGCTCGAGGTAAGGAGCTAATTCCTCTCCTGTCTTTctcccaccaaaaaaaacaaccaaatctcTCGATCTCATCGACGACgaagatgaacaagaagaaccCAGATCAGAAATCCGACatgtcgtcttcttcatcttctccgaaGAAACAAACCCTCTTCATATCATCCTTAATCATTCTCTGGTACACCTCCAACATCGGTGTTCTTCTCCTCAACAAGTTCCTCCTCTCCAATTACGGATTCAAATTCCCTATTTTCCTCACAATGTGTCACATGTCCGCTTGCGCTATCCTCAGCTACGTCTCCATCGTCTTCCTCAAGCTCGTCCCTCTCCAATACCTCAAATCTCGTTCTCAGTTTCTCAAGGTTGCGACTCTCAGCATTGTCTTTTGTGCCTCTGTCGTCGGTGGAAACATCTCCCTTCGTTATCTCCCTGTCTCCTTTAATCAAGCCGTTGGTGCTACGACGCCGTTTTTCACTGCACTCTTCGCTTATATCATGACCTTTAAGAGAGAAGCTTGGGTCACTTATGGCGCTCTCGTCCCCGTTGTTACCGGTGTCGTTATCGCCAGTGGG GGTGAACCAGGTTTTCACTGGTTTGGATTCATTATGTGCATTAGTGCTACTGCAGCAAGAGCTTTTAAATCTGTTCTTCAAGGCATCTTACTTTCTTCCGAGGG AGAAAGGTTGAATTCGATGAATTTGATGCTGTACATGTCTCCAATAGCCGTCATTGCTCTTCTGCCTGTCACAATTTTTATGGAGCCGGACGTGATGAGTGTGACACTAACACTCGGAAGACAACATAAGTACATGTATATACTTCTGCTGGTTAACTCTGTAATGGCTTATTCAGCCAACTTGTTAAACTTTCTGGTTACCAAGCACACAAGCGCACTTACCCTGCAG GTCCTTGGAAATGCTAAAGGAGCGGTTGCAGTTGTGATATCGATCCTGCTTTTCCGAAACCCGGTAACGGTGATGGGAATTGGCGGGTACAGTATAACCGTTCTCGGGGTGGTTGCTTATGGAGAGACTAAACGCAGGTTTAGATGA
- the KCS14 gene encoding 3-ketoacyl-CoA synthase 14 (3-ketoacyl-CoA synthase 14 (KCS14); FUNCTIONS IN: transferase activity, transferring acyl groups other than amino-acyl groups, catalytic activity, acyltransferase activity; INVOLVED IN: fatty acid elongation, very long-chain fatty acid metabolic process, cuticle development; LOCATED IN: endomembrane system, membrane; EXPRESSED IN: rosette leaf, fruit, cauline leaf, flower; CONTAINS InterPro DOMAIN/s: Thiolase-like (InterPro:IPR016039), Very-long-chain 3-ketoacyl-CoA synthase (InterPro:IPR012392), 3-Oxoacyl-[acyl-carrier-protein (ACP)] synthase III C-terminal (InterPro:IPR013747), FAE1/Type III polyketide synthase-like protein (InterPro:IPR013601), Thiolase-like, subgroup (InterPro:IPR016038); BEST Arabidopsis thaliana protein match is: 3-ketoacyl-CoA synthase 13 (TAIR:AT2G46720.1); Has 1989 Blast hits to 1976 proteins in 413 species: Archae - 0; Bacteria - 666; Metazoa - 0; Fungi - 0; Plants - 1240; Viruses - 0; Other Eukaryotes - 83 (source: NCBI BLink).) — MFIAMADFKLLLLILILLSLFELDLLHFHHDFFSPFPVKIGLLLISIFFYAYSTTRSKPVYLVDFSCHQPTDSCKISSETFFNMAKGAQLYTEETIQFMTRILNRSGLGDDTYSPRCMLTSPPTPSMYEARHESELVIFGALNSLFKKTGIEPREVGIFIVNCSLFNPNPSLSSMIVNRYKLKTDVKTYNLSGISVDLATNLLKANPNTYAVIVSTENMTLSMYRGNDRSMLVPNCLFRVGGAAVMLSNRSQDRVRSKYELTHIVRTHKGSSDKHYTCAEQKEDSKGIVGVALSKELTVVAGDTLKTNLTALGPLVLPLSEKLRFILFLVKSKLFRLKVSPYVPDFKLCFKHFCIHAGGRALLDAVEKGLGLSEFDLEPSRMTLHRFGNTSSSSLWYELAYVEAKCRVKRGDRVWQLAFGSGFKCNSIVWRALRTIPANESLVGNPWGDSVHKYPVHVT, encoded by the exons ATGTTCATTGCAATGGCAGATTTCAAGCTTCTTTTGCTTATACTCATCCTTCTATCTCTCTTTGAACTTGATCTACTTCACTTTCACCATgacttcttctctccttttccGGTCAAGATCGGTTTACTCCTGAtatccatcttcttctatgCCTACTCAACCACCCGGTCTAAACCGGTTTACCTAGTGGATTTCTCATGTCACCAACCCACGGATTCTTGCAAAATCTCATCCGAAACGTTCTTCAACATGGCCAAAGGCGCTCAACTCTACACCGAAGAAACAATCCAATTCATGACGAGGATACTAAACCGGTCCGGTTTAGGAGACGATACGTACTCCCCACGTTGCATGTTAACCTCTCCACCAACTCCATCAATGTACGAGGCGAGACATGAATCCGAATTAGTCATCTTCGGAGCTCTTAACTCACTATTTAAGAAAACCGGAATCGAACCGAGAGAAGTCGGAATCTTCATCGTAAACTGCAGCTTGTTTAACCCTAACCCATCTCTCTCGTCCATGATCGTAAACCGGTACAAGCTTAAAACCGACGTCAAAACTTACAATCTCTCCG GAATCTCCGTGGACCTCGCCACAAATCTACTAAAGGCAAACCCTAATACCTACGCAGTTATTGTTAGTACGGAGAACATGACTCTAAGCATGTATCGAGGCAACGACCGGTCAATGTTAGTCCCTAACTGTCTATTCCGAGTAGGTGGCGCTGCGGTTATGCTCTCAAACCGGAGTCAAGACCGAGTCCGGTCTAAGTACGAATTGACTCATATTGTAAGGACTCACAAAGGCTCTAGCGATAAACACTACACTTGTgctgaacaaaaagaagatagtAAAGGTATCGTTGGAGTCGCACTCTCTAAAGAACTAACGGTTGTTGCTGGTGACACGTTAAAGACGAATCTAACAGCACTTGGTCCGCTTGTTTTGCCTTTATCTGAAAAACTCCGGTTTATCCTCTTTTTGGTAAAGAGTAAGCTTTTCCGGTTAAAGGTTAGTCCATATGTTCCGGATTTTAAACTATGTTTCAAGCATTTCTGTATTCACGCTGGTGGTAGAGCGTTACTTGACGCGGTTGAAAAAGGTCTTGGACTTAGTGAGTTTGATCTTGAGCCGTCTCGGATGACTTTGCACCGCTTTGGAAACACTTCAAGCTCGTCGCTGTGGTACGAGCTGGCTTACGTGGAGGCTAAATGTCGGGTCAAACGAGGAGATAGGGTTTGGCAGTTGGCGTTTGGGTCGGGTTTTAAATGTAATAGTATTGTGTGGAGAGCATTGAGAACGATTCCGGCTAACGAGTCATTGGTGGGTAACCCGTGGGGTGACTCGGTTCATAAGTATCCAGTTCACGTGACCTAA
- a CDS encoding Calcium-binding EF-hand family protein (Calcium-binding EF-hand family protein; FUNCTIONS IN: calcium ion binding; INVOLVED IN: biological_process unknown; LOCATED IN: cellular_component unknown; EXPRESSED IN: 22 plant structures; EXPRESSED DURING: 14 growth stages; CONTAINS InterPro DOMAIN/s: EF-Hand 1, calcium-binding site (InterPro:IPR018247), EF-HAND 2 (InterPro:IPR018249), EF-hand-like domain (InterPro:IPR011992), Calcium-binding EF-hand (InterPro:IPR002048), EF-hand (InterPro:IPR018248); BEST Arabidopsis thaliana protein match is: Calcium-binding EF-hand family protein (TAIR:AT5G04170.1); Has 35333 Blast hits to 34131 proteins in 2444 species: Archae - 798; Bacteria - 22429; Metazoa - 974; Fungi - 991; Plants - 531; Viruses - 0; Other Eukaryotes - 9610 (source: NCBI BLink).): MSGYPPSSQGYGYGGNPPPPQPPYGSTGNNPPPYGSSGSNPPPPYGSSASSPYAVPYGAQPAPYGAPPSAPYASLPGDHNKPHKEKPHGASYGSPSPGGYGAHPSSGPSDYGGYGGAPQQSGHGGGYGGAPQQSGHGGGYGAPPPQASYGSPFASLVPSAFPPGTDPNIVACFQAADRDNSGFIDDKELQGALSSYNQSFSIRTVHLLMYLFTNSNVRKIGPKEFTSLFFSLQNWRSIFERFDKDRSGRIDTNELRDALMSLGFSVSPVILDLLVSKFDKSGGRNRAIEYDNFIEYVHSGSPRSSRRRIRRYQAQLFSITRTSCSLFYHSSSLE, encoded by the exons atGTCTGGTTATCCTCCATCAAGCCAAGGTTACGGTTACGGCGGTAATCCACCACCTCCTCAGCCACCGTACGGATCAACCGGCAATAACCCTCCTCCGTACGGATCATCCGGCAGcaatcctcctcctccgtaCGGATCATCAGCCTCCTCACCGTACGCAGTTCCCTACGGAGCTCAGCCCGCTCCTTACGGTGCACCACCGTCAGCACCGTACGCGTCTCTTCCAGGAGACCATAATAAGCCGCACAAAGAGAAACCTCACGGCGCCTCCTACGGATCTCCATCTCCCGGTGGCTACGGTGCTCATCCATCGTCTGGACCTTCCGACTACGGTGGTTACGGAGGAGCGCCGCAGCAGTCTGGACATGGAGGAGGTTACGGAGGAGCGCCGCAGCAGTCTGGACATGGAGGAGGTTACGGAGCTCCTCCTCCGCAAGCTTCTTATGGAAGTCCGTTTGCGTCTCTGGTTCCGTCGGCGTTTCCTCCCGGAACAGATCCGAACATTGTGGCTTGTTTCCAAGCTGCGGATCGGGACAATAGTGGATTCATCGATGATAAGGAGCTTCAAGGAGCTCTATCTTCGTATAATCAGAGCTTCAGCATAAGAACTGTTCATCTCCTTATGTATCTATTCACCAACAGCAATGTCAGGAAGATTG GACCAAAAGAGTTTACTTCACTTTTCTTTAGTCTTCAGAATTGGAGG TCTATCTTTGAGAGGTTTGATAAGGACAGAAGCGGTAGAATAGATACAAACGAGCTGAGAGATGCACTCATGAGCCTTGGGTTTTCTGTTTCTCCTGTGATTTTGGATCTGCTGGTTTCAAAGTTTGACAAAAGCGGAGGCAGGAACAGGGCTATCGAATATGACAATTTCATCGAGTATGTTCATTC GGGCTCACCGAGAAGTTCAAGGAGAAGGATACGGCGTTATCAGGCTCAGCTATTTTCAATTACGAGAACTTCATGCTCACTGTTTTACCATTCCTCGTCGCTTGagtga